The DNA segment CGCGACCAGGCCGGCGGGAAACCCGCGGAGCAGATCCGCTTGCTCAAGGAACACGGCCTGCTTGCGCTGCTGCTGCCGCGCGAAGTCGGCGGCCAGGGCGAAACCTGGTCGACCGTGCTGCGCATGACGCGCCTGTTCGCGCAGGTGGACGGCTCGCTCGGCCATCTGTTCGGCTATCACTACAGCAGCCTGCTGAGCCCGCGCTTGCGCAACGCGCCGCAGAAAGCCGCCAGCCTTTGGCGCCGCTCGGCCGAAGGCAACTGGTTCTGGGGCAACACGGCGAACAGCTTTTCCAGGAGCCTGTCTGGACGGCGCGATGGCGAGTGGTTCGTGCTGGACGGCTACCGTCCCTTCACCTCCGGCTCGCACGTGGCCGACTTCCTGGCGATTGCCTGGGAAGACGCAGACGGCGGCGAACGCCGCTTTGCCGCGATTCCCGCGGACCGCGCAGGCATCGTGATCGAGGACGACTGGGATGGCATCGGCCAGCGCCAGACCGGCAGCGGCCGCGTCACCTATCAGGGCGTGCGCGTGCACGAGAGCGAAGTGCTCGGGCAGCCGGTGCCGTTGAACCCCACCGGCGCGCCGGCCGAGCCCTACCGCACGGTCACGCCGCTGCAGCAGCAAAGCGTGCTGCTCAATGTGTTTATTGGCACGGCCCAAGGTGCGCTGCGCGCCGGGCGTGAGTACACGGTGCATCAGTCGCGCCCGTGGATCCACTCAGGCGTGGAGCGCCATGTGGACGACCCGTGGGTGCGCCGGCAATACGGCGAGCTCTGGGTCAAGACCCAGGCAGCCACCGCGCTGGCCGACCGCGCGCTGCTTGCGCTCGACAGCGTGATCGCACGCGGCGAAGCGCTCAGCGCCGAGGAGCGCGGCGAAGCGGCCGTGGCCATTGCGGCGGCCAACGTGCTGGCCGGCGAGGTCGCGCTGCAGGTCTGCAGCGAGATCTTCGAGGTCACGGGCGCGCGCTCGGCGGTGCGCAAGACCGGCCTGGACCGCTTCTGGCGCAACGTGCGCATCCATACCTTGCACAACCCGTCCGAGTACAAGACCCGCAATGTCGGCCGCTGGGTGCTGGGCGAAGGCCATCCGGAACCGGGGACCTACCAATGAGTGCATCGAACGGGGCGCGCCAGCGCCAGCTCCACCTCAACATCAACATCCTGCACTCGGGCTTTGTGCCCTCGGCCTGGCGGCTGCCTGACAGCGATCCCGCCGCCTTTACCGACGTGCGCCACTACATCCGCGTGGCGCAGATCGCTGAAGCCGGCAAGCTCGACGCGGTGTTCCTGGCGGACAACGCCGCGATCGTCGACCAGATTCATTTCCGACCGATCCCGGCGCTGGAACCCACGGTGCTGCTGGCCAGCATCGCGGCGGCGACCACGCATATCGGCCTGATCGGCACGGCGTCCACCAGCTACAACGAGCCCTACAACATCGCGCGGCGCTTCGCCACGCTAGACCATGTCAGCGCGGGGCGCGCCGGCTGGAACGTGGTCACCACGGCCGATGTGCCGTCGGCGCGCAATTTCGGGCGCGATGCGGCGCCGGACCATGCGCAGCGCTATGCGCGGGCGGCCGAATTCACGTCCGTCGTCAAGGCCCTGTGGGACAGCTGGGAGGACGACGCCTTTATCGGCGACAAGGCATCGGGCCGCTTCGTCGACACCGCCAAGGTGCAGCCGATCGCGCACCATGGCGAGCATTTCAGCGTCCAGGGGCCACTTAACCTGCCGCGCTCTGCGCAAGGCCATCCGGTGGTGGTGCAGGCCGGCGGCTCCGCCGACGGGCGCGAGCTGGCCGCACGCCATGCCGAGGCCGTGTTCTCGGCATCGCAATCGTTCGAGGAATCGCTGGCCTACGGGCGCGAGCTCAAAGCGCGCGCACAGGCGCTCGGGCGCGGGCCCGATGCCGTGCAGGTGCTGGCCGGCCTGACCACCATCATCGGCGCCACCGAAACCCAGGCCCGCCAGCGGCGCGACGAGCTGATCGACCTGATCCCCTGGGACTACAGCCTGGCGCGGCTGGCCGGCACGCTCGGCATCACGCCGGACCGCCTGAAGCTGGACGAACGGCTGCCGCACAACCTCGCGTTGCCCGCCAACGGCAACGGCAACCACACCTTCTTCAACGCCACGCTGGCGCTGGCGCAGCGTCATGGCTACACCGTGCGCGAACTGATCCGCGAACTGGCAGGCGGCGGCGGCCACCGCGTGATCGTGGGCACACCCGAGCAGATTGCTGACGACATCGAGCACTGGTTCCGTCACGGCGCGGCTGATGGCTTCAACCTGATGCCGGATGCGTTGCCCGACGGGCTGCGGGACTTTGTCGACGGCGTGGTGCCGATCCTGCAGCGGCGCGGCATTTTCCGCACGCAGTACGAAGGCAGCACGCTGCGCGAGCACCTGGGGCTGGCACGACCGCAAGGCCGGCAAAGCACACGCATAGCCGCCTGATATCCCTCAACAACCGATAAGCAATCATGGCTCAACGTAGCGGTTTCCTCAGCCTGGGCGCCTTTCTTTACCCCAGCGGCCACCATATCGCCGCCTGGCGCCATCCCGATGCCAAGGCCGACGCGGGCATCGACTTCAAGCATTACATTGCGCTCGCCCAGGCCGCCGAGGCAGCGAAGTTCGACCTGGTCTTCCTGGCCGACGGCGTAGGCACGCGCGGCGACGATGTCGAGTTCCTCAGCCGTACCGCGCACAGCTACCAGGCGCAGTTCGAGCCCATCACGCTGCTGTCCGCGCTGGCCGCGGTGACGCAGCGCATCGGCCTGGTCGGCACCGTCTCGACGAGCTTCAACGAGCCGTATCACGTGGCGCGCAAGTTCGCCTCCCTGGACCATATCTCGGGCGGGCGTGCCGGCTGGAACCTGGTCACCTCATCCAACGAGCACGAAGCGCGCAACTTCAACCGCGACCACCATTTCGCCCACGCCGAGCGCTACGAGCGCGCGGCGGAGTTCGCCGATGTGGTCACCGGGCTGTGGAACAGCTGGGAGGACGATGCCTTCCTGCGCGACAAGGCCAGCGGCCGCTACTATGAGCCTGCAAGGCGCCATGTGCTGGGCCACAAGGGGAAGCATTTCTCGGTGCAGGGGCCACTCAACGTGTCGCGCACGCCACAGGGCCATCCGGTCGTGGTGCAGGCCGGCTCCTCCGAAGCCGGCAAGGAACTGGCCGCGCGCACGGGCGAAGCCGTGTTCACGGCGCAGCAGACGGTGGAAGATGCCGTGGCGTTCTACGCCGACGTCAAGGGCCGGCTTGCCCGCTACGGGCGCGAGCCGGATGACCTGAAGATCCTGCCCGGCGTATTCCCGGTGGTGGGCCAGAGTGAAAGCGAAGCCAAAGAGAAATTCGAGCAACTGCAAGCGCTGATCGACCCGGTGGTCGGCCTGGCGCTGGTGTCTGGCCTGACGGGCGGCTTCGACCTGTCAGGCTATCCGCTCGACGGCCCGATTCCCGAGTTGCCCGAGACCAATGCCAGCAAGAGCCGCCAGCGCCTGATGATCGAGCTTGCGCGGCGCGAGAACCTGACCATCCGCCAGCTTTACCAGCGCGTTGCGGGTGCGCGCGGCCACTGGCAGGTGATCGGCACACCCAAGCAGATCGTCGACCAGCTCGAAGAGCGCTTCCGTCAATACGGCGCCGACGGCTACAACATCATGTCGCCGGTGCTGCCGGGCGGACTCACCGATTTCATCGCGCTGGTGCTGCCTGAGCTGCGCCGCCGCGGCCTGTTCCGCGCGGAGTACGAAGGCAGCACGCTGCGCGAGCACCTTGGGCTCAAGCGCCCCGTCCATCCAGCGGCTTGCGCCAGGCCCGCCGCCTCAACCCTTGCCGCTGCAGCATGACGACATCCTCTTCCTTCCCCGGCTCCGATCCCGATTTCCTCGCGCGCGAGACGCTGCGCCTGCTCGGCCCCGCGCCCGACAACTGGGTGCCGGACCACGCCGGCATCGACCACAACGTGGCCATCGTCGGTGGCGGCCAGAGCGGCAGCGCCTATGCCTTCGCGCTGCGCCGCGCGGGCATCGGCCGCGTGACGGTGCTCGACGCCGCGCCAGACGGTGCGCTGGCCGGCGTCTGGCGCGCGCGCGCGCGCATGCGCAAGCTGCGCACGCCCAAGAACCTGGTCGGGCCGGAGCTCGGCCTGCCGACACTGGGCTTCCAGGCCTGGTATGAAGCACGGCACGGCGCCGAGGCCTATGCCGCCATCGACCGCATTGCGCGCCTGGACTGGGCCGATTACCTGGACTGGTACCGCAACTTCCTCGGCGTGCCGGTGCGCTACGCCACGCGCGTGGTACGCATCGAGCCCGTAAGCGGCGCCGCGCCGCAGCGCTTCCGGCTGCATCTTGAAGTAAACGGGCAAGCGCGCATCGAGACCGCACGCAAGGTCATCCTGGCCAATGGCGTGGCCGGCAATGGGGCTGCGTTCGTGCCCGCTGTGTTATCGCAGGCCGTGGCCGCCGGGCTGGCCGCGCATACGGCCGATGCCATCGACTTCGACGCGCTGCGCGGCAAGACGGTCGCCGTGCTCGGCGCGGCGGCCTCCGCCTTCGATGCCGCCGCCGTGGCGCTGGAATCCGGCGCGGCCGCCGTGCACCTGTTCGCGCGCCGCGACCATATCGCCGCCACGCCGGTATCGCGCGTGCGCGCCTACCCCGGCCTTTACGACAATTACCACGCCCTGCCCGATGCCACGCGCTGGGAGCAAGCCATCCGCTATCGGCGCGCCGGCTCCACGCCACCGGCCGACTCGGTGGAGCGGGTGCTCAAATTCCCGCAGTTCCATCTGCACCTGAGCACGTCGCTGTCCACCGCCGAGGTGGAGTCCGGGCGCATCGTCACCGAGGTGCAAGGGCAGACCCTGCGCTTCGACTTTGCGATTGCCGGCACGGGCTACCTGGTGGATCCGTCAGCGCGTGCGGAACTGGCCGGCATTGCGCCGCATATCCTGCGCTGGCGCGACCGCTACCAGCCCCCGGCCGATGCGCGCGACGACGAGCTCGCCGCGTCGCCCTATCTGGGCAGCGGCCTTGAGTATCTAGAAAAAACACCAGGTGCCGCGCCGTGGCTGCGCGATCTCCATGTACATAACCCCGCAGGTTTTGCCAGCGTCGGCGTGCCGCTAGGCGATGTGCCCAGCATGCGGCGCGATATTCCGGGCTCGGTCGCCCGCATCAGCCGGGATCTGCTGCTGGCGGACCTGGCGCTGCATGAGCAGCGGATTCGTGGGGACGTGCCGGCGGATTTTGGGGCGGAGTTCTATGCTGGCGCGGTCTGGAAGCCCGCGGGCGCTGCGCTCGCGGCGGCTTGAGGTGGCTTGAGGCCACTGGCAAGGCCTTTTAACCTGAACAGATCAAGCCAGAAATCTCATCAGGATCCGATGTACTTGTAGTACAGAGCCAGTTTCTCGTTGTTTTCTGAGACTTCAATATGAAGAATAGCCTCACCGGGCCTGCCATTTTCAAAGAGCACACACTCCATTCCTAGTGCCTTTCCGTTGGTTTCATAGACATCAATGCACGGCCATTTCTGCGTACGCGAATCAAAGGCCGCCTCCAGTGGCGCAATGGATAAGATTGCCCCCTCATCGAAGTATTCATCAACGCACTCGAATATCTCTTCGGCCACTGCGCCGGAAATGCCAAACTTGTGCTGCAGCGCCTGTGCATCTCGCAGGCCAATGGTCTCGATAAATCGCTTCGCCTCGTTATAGGCTTGCTGCCTTGTTGGCGTTCGCATGGGTCGGCTCCGTGATGGCAAGACATCGAGGCGCAAATCTAGCACGACAAGGACCTATCGTGAATTTTGCGGGGGGCCCCGTGGATAGGCAGTCCCCTGGACAGGCATTCCATCCAGGATAAGCAGAGAAAGAAAGCTGCAAGCTCAGGACAGGTCCGCCCCAAGCGCGGCAGTCACCGCCGCCGCCTTGCCGATACGCCACGCAAATCCGCCGGGCCCTTCCGGGATGCCGGGATATGATCCGGGGCTATTGAGCAATTGCCGGATCTGGTGTACACATCGAGTTGCCCCACTTTCAGTGACATGTCCAGCGACACATCTGTATTGCTCGGGGCAGAGCAGGCCATTCTCCGTCCTTTGACGTGTGCGCGATGCCGGCCACACCGGGCTGCAGCGTGGTACCGCCGTAGAGGTTGCCAATTTCCCCCGGGTCTCCTTCGTAGACACGATGCCTTTCACTACCTGCCGCGCCAATGGAACGCAGTCCGATCCGCCGCCTTGCCCGCATGCAGAGGCAACTGAGCCTCGTGCCGTTCGTCGTCATTCCGTTGGCGCTGATGCTGGCCGGCACGCTTTGCTGGGGCATATTCCGCGTCGTGGAGGATCAGCAAGAACGGATCGACATCCATTTTTCCGAACTCACTGGCTATATCCGGGAGCAGGAGGCCTTCCTGATACGCCTGCGGACGCGAGTCCGGAGCTTGCATCCCGAGGATTACACGGGTGATGTGAAGCTGCGGCGCATCGATTCGAGCGCCCATGGCGGCGTGAAGCTGTTCGAGGCGCGGGTGCCGAGCACGTCGGTCATGTTCAGCATTGCCTGCGCGAGCACGGCAGACTGTCCTGCGACAGACAGCGCCGTGCTCCGGTTCGGTTCCTTTTTTTCCGATTACTACAGCACGTACTGGGCCGCATCCCAGCAGCCTGCGGCAGATGCCTTCCTGATCGCGGCGCATGCCGATGCCAGTGTCCGCATGCCGGCGTTGCGCTTCACGCCGGAGAACAGGCCGCAGGAGTACGGCGCGGTGCTCTCGATGGTCGCGCAGCATGCCGGCACGCACGCAGGCGAGCGCGACGTTGCATCGGGGGCTGTCAGCTGGCTGCGCGCCGATCCGGCGGCCGGGGGGGCAGGCAAGATGCTCGCCGTCCTGCCGCTCGACGCCGCGGCGGCCAGACCGCGAGCGACGGAATCCGGGAACGAGACGCTCTACGCTGCCGCGCTGCTGAGCCTGGATAGGATTGGCAATATTCGGGGTTCTCCGGAAACACCCGGCTACGACGATTTCTGGCTGGAAGACAAGGCCCGCACCACCTTAGCGGGCAAGACGCCGTTGCCCGCATCGAAGGCGGACGGCGTCACCTTTGCCACCGATGGACTGTACTTTCGGCTGAAAGACCCGAAAGGCGCGTGGCACGCGCTATACCGCATCAGCTATCCGACCTTTTTCCGCCACAACAAGGGCCTGCCGGTCCTCCTCGCACTGCTGGTGCTGCTCGGGCTGGGCGGCGCCTTGTCCTTCGTGCGCTGGTACAACCGGCGCGTGGTGTTGCCGGCCCGCCAGGCGCGCGAGCGGCTGGCGCAAGCCGACGCATTCTGCCACGCGCTTATCGAGACCGCGCCCGTGGCGCTGTGCATTTACAGCCGGGCGGACGGCGCGGCGCTGTTCGGCAACCATCTGGCAAAGCAATGGCTGAACCTGGACCCGGGCCTGGATACGCACCCGGACCTGCAGTGCGTTCTCGACAATCCGTCTCAGGCCACGCAAGTGCTTGCGGCCGCCCTGCCCGGCACCATCGGGGAAATCCGGGGCGATGGCAGCAGGCCGCTTTCCCTGGCTTTCGCGCCGGCCCGCTACCATGGTCAAGCGGTGCTGCTGTGCGCGTTTTCCGATATCAGCGCACGCAAGGAAACAGAACGCGCCCTGG comes from the Cupriavidus basilensis genome and includes:
- a CDS encoding LLM class flavin-dependent oxidoreductase — its product is MSASNGARQRQLHLNINILHSGFVPSAWRLPDSDPAAFTDVRHYIRVAQIAEAGKLDAVFLADNAAIVDQIHFRPIPALEPTVLLASIAAATTHIGLIGTASTSYNEPYNIARRFATLDHVSAGRAGWNVVTTADVPSARNFGRDAAPDHAQRYARAAEFTSVVKALWDSWEDDAFIGDKASGRFVDTAKVQPIAHHGEHFSVQGPLNLPRSAQGHPVVVQAGGSADGRELAARHAEAVFSASQSFEESLAYGRELKARAQALGRGPDAVQVLAGLTTIIGATETQARQRRDELIDLIPWDYSLARLAGTLGITPDRLKLDERLPHNLALPANGNGNHTFFNATLALAQRHGYTVRELIRELAGGGGHRVIVGTPEQIADDIEHWFRHGAADGFNLMPDALPDGLRDFVDGVVPILQRRGIFRTQYEGSTLREHLGLARPQGRQSTRIAA
- a CDS encoding acyl-CoA dehydrogenase family protein; protein product: MTANVAFLHAQAEPAPALFEPDTGNPFIARAVSLRERFAEDAIARDQAGGKPAEQIRLLKEHGLLALLLPREVGGQGETWSTVLRMTRLFAQVDGSLGHLFGYHYSSLLSPRLRNAPQKAASLWRRSAEGNWFWGNTANSFSRSLSGRRDGEWFVLDGYRPFTSGSHVADFLAIAWEDADGGERRFAAIPADRAGIVIEDDWDGIGQRQTGSGRVTYQGVRVHESEVLGQPVPLNPTGAPAEPYRTVTPLQQQSVLLNVFIGTAQGALRAGREYTVHQSRPWIHSGVERHVDDPWVRRQYGELWVKTQAATALADRALLALDSVIARGEALSAEERGEAAVAIAAANVLAGEVALQVCSEIFEVTGARSAVRKTGLDRFWRNVRIHTLHNPSEYKTRNVGRWVLGEGHPEPGTYQ
- a CDS encoding LLM class flavin-dependent oxidoreductase; amino-acid sequence: MAQRSGFLSLGAFLYPSGHHIAAWRHPDAKADAGIDFKHYIALAQAAEAAKFDLVFLADGVGTRGDDVEFLSRTAHSYQAQFEPITLLSALAAVTQRIGLVGTVSTSFNEPYHVARKFASLDHISGGRAGWNLVTSSNEHEARNFNRDHHFAHAERYERAAEFADVVTGLWNSWEDDAFLRDKASGRYYEPARRHVLGHKGKHFSVQGPLNVSRTPQGHPVVVQAGSSEAGKELAARTGEAVFTAQQTVEDAVAFYADVKGRLARYGREPDDLKILPGVFPVVGQSESEAKEKFEQLQALIDPVVGLALVSGLTGGFDLSGYPLDGPIPELPETNASKSRQRLMIELARRENLTIRQLYQRVAGARGHWQVIGTPKQIVDQLEERFRQYGADGYNIMSPVLPGGLTDFIALVLPELRRRGLFRAEYEGSTLREHLGLKRPVHPAACARPAASTLAAAA
- a CDS encoding SidA/IucD/PvdA family monooxygenase translates to MTTSSSFPGSDPDFLARETLRLLGPAPDNWVPDHAGIDHNVAIVGGGQSGSAYAFALRRAGIGRVTVLDAAPDGALAGVWRARARMRKLRTPKNLVGPELGLPTLGFQAWYEARHGAEAYAAIDRIARLDWADYLDWYRNFLGVPVRYATRVVRIEPVSGAAPQRFRLHLEVNGQARIETARKVILANGVAGNGAAFVPAVLSQAVAAGLAAHTADAIDFDALRGKTVAVLGAAASAFDAAAVALESGAAAVHLFARRDHIAATPVSRVRAYPGLYDNYHALPDATRWEQAIRYRRAGSTPPADSVERVLKFPQFHLHLSTSLSTAEVESGRIVTEVQGQTLRFDFAIAGTGYLVDPSARAELAGIAPHILRWRDRYQPPADARDDELAASPYLGSGLEYLEKTPGAAPWLRDLHVHNPAGFASVGVPLGDVPSMRRDIPGSVARISRDLLLADLALHEQRIRGDVPADFGAEFYAGAVWKPAGAALAAA